The Helicobacter canis genomic sequence AGTTTGCATTGCTAAAAAAAGTGTTTGCCAAGGAGCTTTTAGATTCAAAGAAATTTAATAGCACACCACATATAGAGCGTAAAGATTCTAATGCTGGGTATAGTGTTGATAATTGTGTGCTTACCTGCTCTTTATGCAACAATGCTAAGAGTGATATGATGAATGCGGAGAACTTTAAAAACTATTTTGGTAAGGCGATAGGGAAGTTTGTCGCTGATTTATATAGTGATGTCATCACAAATAAATAAGATTCTATACAAAAAGAGATAGACAAGTTTAGCACATAGATTCTACAAGAGTCGCATAGGCAAGCTTGCCGCGCTACTCCACGCGGCGGATAGCAATGATGTCTTTTGTATAGCCATAATGCCGCATAAAGTAGCTTATATGCTCATTTGGATAGCCCTTTGGATCGGTGTTTAGGCGTTGAAGCTCAAGGCTGTATAAAGCGATGTCTTTGCTTGTTAGAGTGATTTCATCTTGTCCTTTTGCTTGAGCTTCTACAAAAAGAGTGATGAGATTATAGGGGGCATTATGCGCTGGATAATACTTCTTAAAAGACTCTTCATACACTCTAGCTGAAGCAATAAGCAGGGTAAAGATAAGCACCACAATGCCAAAATTACCCGCCAAGGCAAGCGCACCATTACGAGAGTGTCGCCACAAAAACGCCACGCCAAAAAGTGCGCAAAGCACGAGCAAGACCAAAAACCACACGGCATTCACCCTAATCGCGCTAAACCCCACAACCCCTATAAGCCCAACTGCCAGCATAGCAGCACTCAAAGCTAGCTCTGGGGCAAGCCTTTTGCGTATATGCTGCCACGCAAGCACCATAAGCAGCACGCTAGAAGCGATCAGCACCCACTGCAAGGCGATATGATTGCTTGCAATAAGCTCTGTTAGATAGGACTTGATATTGCCTAAAGTGGTGGTGTCTTGTATGATTTCTTGCTGCCATTTCCCCCTGCCAGAGACATAGGTCAAAAGCGTAGCGATAGCTGGCATAGCACATAGCAATGCGCAGTAATACCACACCATAGCACTAATACCCCTAAACCCCCTGCTAAGCAGGAGCAAAAAGCTAAGCCCAGCGATAGATAGCGTGCTTGGCTCATTTTGAAAGCACGCGCAATAGCTAAGCACAAAGACAAATGCGATATGCATAGGGAGATTGCGGCTAAAGCGCATTTCCTTGCCAAACACAAAATAATACCCCACAGGCAAAAACGCCAGCAACGCCACCCCAGCACTCCACACATACGCCGCCATATTGACAAAGTTAATAAGCGTAAAAAGCACAAATACCACAAGCGATACCAGCACAAAAATCAGCCTAAAATCTCGCCTTTGATTGATCCAATACACAAGCACGCTAGCCATACAGCTTATAAGCAAATACGCACACACGCTAAAAAACGCCGCCACAATTTTAAAAGCCGCTACAACTTCTACACCAAAGCTTACTAGAACTTCGCCAAAGGGGCGCATACTTGCTACCATCAGCACATCAGCGATATGTCGCCCCCTTTGCCAGAACCACCCTTGAAGCACGCCTGTAAAATCCAGCGGACTATAAAATGCCGGATAAGTAGAGCTATAAATCCAATCATCGCCCACAAGTGCGCATAAAGTCGCCCTAGAAGCGATCAAAGCACTAAGCCCTACCACATACAAGATAAACGCGATTGTGGGGAAATCCCACCTAAGTCGTAGAGCCTGTGTAAGGCTATAATCACACACATATATCACACTATCACTAGGCTTAAAAAGTGTGGGTATATGCGATACTCTAGCTAGATAAGCACGCACGCTACTTTGGAGCAAAAGCATTATAAGAAGTAGCACGAGCAAGCCTATCGCCACAGCTCTGTAAAATTTCTTCTGTATGCTTAGTGTATAGATAAGCCCCTGCTCACTCAAGCTCTGTAGCACACTTGGTGCAAGAAGCGAGCCTGCTACAAACTGCCCACACCCCTTCCTAGCAAAAGTGATAGATTCTATATGTGGATCAAGTGCGATAGCGTGCATTGCATAGAGGCGATTATGTGTGAAAATTTTGCCACTAGGCACAAATGTAAATGTATAAGTAAAATGCGTAAATTTCTGCGCCCTAGCATAAGCGGCAAACTCATCAATCCCGGCAAATTCATCAGCCTTTTTGGCTGCGGAGTTGCTAGCTAGCGTGCGCTCTATATCTAAAGTGATCGTGCTAAAAGTCGCGCTCCTTTGCACACTCCCAAGACTATATGCAAGCCCCAGCCCACAAAGGACACAAATAACTACTAATATATATATATATATATCCGCGTTTGCTCATAACTACCCCCTGCATAAAATAAGCGCGCAGTATAGCATATACTTCGCTAAGGTTTGGCGCAGTGAGTGGAACGCCCTTTGCTTTAGCCACTACTAAACACCACTAAGGATAGCCTAGATGAGCATTGTAAGGACACAGCCAGCACACACAGCCAAAAGCCCTAGAATCCAAGTCCGCACATCACGCAAGGCGCGCGCGATCACCGCACTAGCACTAGTGGCTAGCGCACTAAGCCTAGCCCACGCATTCACCCCAGAAATCGACTTCAACCCCCCAGCCTATGTCGATGAAATGCCTAGCAAAGAGTTTCTCCCAGCTCCAGCGCAAGCAGGCTCACTCTTTGGGCAGGGCGATCGCCCACTTTTTGCCGATAGGCGAGCTATGCGCCCAAATGATCTTATCACCATCAATATCGATGAAAGCTCCAACGCCTCACTCTCTAGCTCCAAAGACTACACAAGCACAAGCGGCGGCGCAGTCAATGCCCCTGTGCTAGGCTACAACGGCAGCGATGAGCAAGCCGCCAAAGACACCCAAGATTTAAACAACCAAACCAACTACACCCTGCAAAAAACCGCCGATAACTCCAACTTCAAAGGCAGCGGACAGCAAAGCCGCAATGACGCGCTGAAATTCTCCATAACCGCTAGAATCCTAAAAGTGCTAGAAAATGGCAACTACTTCGTCTATGGACACAATGAAGTGCTAATCGATGGTGAAAAGCGGCTAGTAACCATTAG encodes the following:
- the flgH gene encoding flagellar basal body L-ring protein FlgH; translation: MSIVRTQPAHTAKSPRIQVRTSRKARAITALALVASALSLAHAFTPEIDFNPPAYVDEMPSKEFLPAPAQAGSLFGQGDRPLFADRRAMRPNDLITINIDESSNASLSSSKDYTSTSGGAVNAPVLGYNGSDEQAAKDTQDLNNQTNYTLQKTADNSNFKGSGQQSRNDALKFSITARILKVLENGNYFVYGHNEVLIDGEKRLVTISGVIRPYDIERDNSISSKYIADSKIAYTSIGAIGQTNHKKDGAKAIEDEFPF